The Flavobacterium faecale genome has a segment encoding these proteins:
- a CDS encoding siderophore-interacting protein has protein sequence MEINNKIIDIYTVKKQELITPHYLRITFHIPESLVEQLKSVKEGSNNKLFIPSQGTHNIHLPNEEKSSSVEESIEQVRTYTNRKIDLFNRELKIDFVLHEDYGPASSWASKAKPGDKLKVAMKQGIKPLVPKYDRYILIGDYTALPVISCILEQLPDGVKAEVLLEVYGAKDEIPLLSKTETQIRWLHNPHPEKGSYLASISKTLLRDKKENETYIYIAAEYETVNKLRDYLKNRLMWDSVNYAAVSYWTTTESSLAN, from the coding sequence ATGGAGATTAATAATAAGATAATAGATATTTATACAGTAAAAAAACAGGAATTAATAACACCACATTACCTTAGAATTACTTTTCATATTCCCGAAAGTTTAGTTGAACAACTTAAAAGTGTAAAAGAAGGTTCTAATAATAAGCTGTTCATACCATCACAAGGGACGCATAACATTCATCTTCCCAATGAAGAAAAAAGTAGTAGCGTTGAAGAATCAATTGAGCAGGTAAGAACTTATACCAACCGAAAGATAGATTTATTCAACCGCGAGCTAAAGATTGATTTTGTCTTGCATGAAGATTATGGACCTGCGTCAAGCTGGGCTTCAAAAGCGAAACCAGGTGACAAATTAAAAGTTGCGATGAAACAAGGTATAAAACCACTTGTCCCAAAATATGACCGATACATACTTATAGGTGATTATACAGCACTTCCGGTCATTAGCTGCATTTTAGAACAACTACCCGATGGTGTGAAAGCGGAGGTCCTCCTAGAAGTCTACGGTGCAAAAGATGAAATCCCACTACTTTCTAAAACAGAAACTCAAATTAGATGGTTGCATAACCCGCATCCTGAAAAAGGAAGTTATCTAGCGAGTATTTCAAAAACTCTGCTGAGAGATAAAAAAGAAAATGAAACTTACATCTACATAGCTGCTGAATATGAAACTGTTAATAAATTGAGGGATTATTTGAAAAATAGATTAATGTGGGACAGTGTAAATTACGCTGCTGTATCCTATTGGACAACGACTGAATCAAGTTTAGCAAATTGA
- a CDS encoding VOC family protein → MKEKYTIPKNTRIGHVHLKVADLDRSLSFYKDLLGFELTSTYGKQAAFLSAGGYHHHIGLNTWHSAGLPPAPVKGVGLYHTAILYPTRKEIDKIYHRIRIANYPMTGASDHGVSQALYLNDPDGNGVELYWDRPKELWSYDSDGSINMLVKELDLGDLLQELD, encoded by the coding sequence ATGAAAGAAAAATATACAATTCCCAAAAATACAAGGATAGGACACGTGCATCTAAAGGTAGCCGACCTTGATCGTTCACTAAGTTTTTATAAAGATTTATTAGGTTTTGAACTGACTTCTACCTACGGGAAACAGGCGGCTTTTCTATCAGCGGGTGGTTATCATCATCATATAGGTCTCAATACTTGGCATAGTGCAGGATTGCCACCCGCACCCGTGAAGGGCGTCGGGCTTTACCACACCGCTATTCTTTATCCTACAAGGAAAGAAATCGACAAAATCTATCATCGAATTCGAATAGCAAATTATCCTATGACTGGTGCGAGTGACCACGGAGTTTCTCAAGCCCTTTACCTGAATGATCCGGACGGTAATGGTGTAGAACTTTATTGGGATAGACCAAAGGAACTTTGGTCGTACGACTCCGACGGATCCATTAACATGTTAGTTAAAGAACTCGACCTTGGTGATTTACTTCAGGAACTTGACTAA
- a CDS encoding SDR family oxidoreductase, translated as MILVTGATGQFGVKAVEHLLKKGVNPKGISVLVRDATKAISLKEKGILIKEGDYTDHGSMVEAFIGVDKLLLVSSNNREAIENRTLHHKNVIKAAKEAKVNHIVYTSFVRKAGFENSTIADFQNSHVETENCLKESGIDYTILQNGIYAEMILAFVGDKVAENESILFPAEEGKASWVLREELAEAAAHVLTTQDHKNKTYSLTNTESIGFNTIAQDISEVLNKKVKYTSPDINEFKAIMEKAGVPEMYIGMFTMWGTALAEQTMDKEDDTLSNFLNRKPTSVRQFITKVYS; from the coding sequence ATGATATTAGTAACAGGAGCTACCGGTCAATTTGGTGTAAAAGCAGTTGAACATTTATTAAAAAAAGGAGTAAATCCTAAAGGAATTTCAGTTTTAGTGAGAGATGCTACCAAAGCAATTAGTTTAAAAGAAAAAGGAATACTTATTAAGGAAGGCGATTATACCGACCACGGTTCAATGGTGGAGGCTTTTATAGGAGTAGATAAATTATTGTTGGTATCCAGCAACAATAGAGAAGCTATTGAAAACCGTACATTACATCACAAAAATGTAATAAAAGCGGCCAAGGAAGCAAAAGTCAATCACATTGTATATACTTCCTTTGTTAGGAAAGCAGGTTTTGAGAATTCAACCATAGCAGATTTCCAAAATTCCCACGTCGAGACTGAAAACTGTTTAAAAGAAAGTGGTATTGATTATACCATTCTTCAAAATGGTATTTATGCTGAAATGATACTCGCTTTTGTGGGCGATAAAGTGGCCGAGAACGAAAGCATTTTGTTTCCTGCAGAAGAAGGAAAAGCAAGCTGGGTACTTCGTGAAGAGTTGGCCGAAGCTGCTGCCCACGTTTTAACAACACAGGATCATAAAAATAAAACCTATTCATTAACCAATACCGAATCCATTGGCTTTAATACAATAGCTCAAGATATTTCTGAAGTATTGAATAAAAAAGTCAAGTACACATCTCCAGATATTAATGAGTTCAAAGCTATTATGGAAAAAGCTGGCGTACCAGAAATGTATATTGGCATGTTCACTATGTGGGGTACAGCTCTAGCGGAACAAACAATGGATAAAGAAGACGATACCTTGTCTAATTTCTTAAATAGGAAACCAACTTCTGTACGTCAATTTATAACGAAGGTTTACAGTTAA
- a CDS encoding DoxX family protein, producing MKATKITYYITTGIISAMMVYIAFETLTKPEVKVSMAHLGFPDYFRIELGITKLIGAVLLWLPIRLLKETAYIGFAIMFGSASIAHYAVGDPADKVIAGIVFLAILITSYVSHKKLQNK from the coding sequence ATGAAAGCAACAAAAATCACCTATTACATTACAACAGGAATTATTTCCGCAATGATGGTATATATTGCGTTTGAGACCCTAACCAAACCTGAAGTAAAAGTATCAATGGCGCATTTAGGGTTTCCAGATTATTTCCGGATTGAATTGGGAATTACAAAACTTATCGGTGCGGTTTTACTTTGGCTGCCCATTAGATTGTTAAAAGAGACTGCATACATCGGTTTCGCAATTATGTTCGGATCGGCTTCTATAGCACATTATGCAGTAGGCGACCCTGCGGATAAGGTTATTGCAGGAATTGTTTTTCTTGCAATTTTAATTACTTCATATGTAAGCCACAAAAAACTTCAGAACAAATAA
- a CDS encoding winged helix-turn-helix transcriptional regulator: protein MNKNKLEYSPVQCTNRLSATEDAIYVLGGRWTIRVMIAILGGHRRFNDLQRAVKGISAKMLSSELKKLEVNLLVERTVFADQIPVIVEYIPTEYSQSLKDIISALAEWGEKHKTKITTDN, encoded by the coding sequence ATGAATAAGAATAAATTAGAGTATTCACCAGTACAATGTACAAATCGTCTATCAGCAACAGAAGATGCCATATACGTTCTTGGAGGTAGGTGGACTATACGAGTTATGATTGCGATTTTAGGCGGTCATAGAAGATTCAATGATTTACAACGTGCCGTAAAAGGTATCTCCGCAAAAATGTTATCAAGTGAATTGAAGAAATTAGAAGTGAATTTATTGGTCGAAAGAACAGTATTTGCAGATCAAATCCCTGTAATTGTAGAATATATTCCTACTGAATATAGTCAATCATTAAAAGACATAATTTCAGCTTTGGCTGAATGGGGAGAAAAGCACAAAACGAAAATCACGACTGATAATTAA
- a CDS encoding RidA family protein: MKSQLIQSIQNLEKVIKEAGYESKSIVSLNIYTTSSAEFFNCFNIFQNWITKHQIKQASTVLEITSLFETLKIELETTVVK; encoded by the coding sequence ATGAAAAGTCAATTAATCCAGTCTATACAAAATCTGGAGAAAGTTATAAAGGAAGCAGGATATGAAAGTAAAAGTATTGTGAGTTTAAACATTTATACAACTTCATCAGCGGAATTTTTTAATTGCTTTAATATTTTCCAGAATTGGATAACTAAACATCAGATAAAACAAGCAAGTACAGTATTGGAAATAACAAGTCTTTTTGAAACATTAAAAATAGAATTAGAAACAACTGTAGTAAAATAG
- a CDS encoding TetR/AcrR family transcriptional regulator → MRGIPNTFNDKEIILKAQEIFWRKGYNATSLSDLSKATGAGASSLYNTFKGGKKELFKKSL, encoded by the coding sequence ATGAGAGGAATACCAAATACTTTTAATGACAAAGAAATAATTTTGAAAGCCCAAGAAATATTTTGGAGAAAAGGATACAATGCTACGTCCTTATCCGACCTAAGTAAAGCAACAGGAGCAGGAGCAAGTAGTTTGTATAACACATTTAAGGGAGGTAAAAAGGAACTTTTTAAAAAATCTCTTTAA
- a CDS encoding SDR family oxidoreductase has translation MNGRHKLKTERAKEKLQQQFPCSNISAISADFSKKNEVENLLLELTDIDILVNNVGVFEVEEFKNITDKDWYKYFEVNVMSSVRLSRKLFPLMQNKNWGRIIFISSESGVNVPQNMIHYGMTKAAMSAIANGLSKLTKGTEITLNTILGGPTYSDGVAEVIEQIAITQNLELEQMKNIILQQSNSHILLQRFIKPTEIANLATYLSSPLSIATYGASIRADSGVLKII, from the coding sequence ATTAACGGACGACACAAATTAAAAACAGAGCGGGCAAAAGAAAAACTACAACAACAATTTCCATGTTCAAATATTTCGGCAATATCGGCAGATTTTTCAAAGAAAAATGAAGTTGAAAATTTACTGTTAGAATTGACCGATATAGATATTTTAGTTAATAATGTTGGGGTTTTTGAAGTTGAAGAGTTTAAAAATATAACAGATAAGGACTGGTATAAGTATTTTGAGGTAAACGTAATGAGCAGTGTTCGATTATCTAGAAAACTATTTCCCCTAATGCAAAATAAGAATTGGGGAAGGATTATTTTTATCAGTAGCGAATCGGGTGTGAATGTACCTCAAAATATGATTCATTACGGAATGACAAAAGCTGCAATGTCTGCTATTGCCAATGGACTTTCCAAACTTACAAAAGGAACAGAAATTACGCTTAATACGATTTTGGGAGGACCGACTTATTCTGATGGGGTTGCAGAAGTCATTGAACAAATTGCAATAACTCAAAATCTTGAACTTGAACAAATGAAAAATATAATTTTACAACAATCAAATTCACACATATTATTACAACGCTTTATTAAGCCTACAGAAATAGCAAATTTAGCGACTTATTTATCTAGTCCTTTGTCAATTGCAACATATGGAGCATCAATAAGAGCTGATTCAGGTGTATTGAAAATAATATAA
- a CDS encoding FMN-dependent NADH-azoreductase: protein MKQILHIISSPKNEASMSRVLGKKVIQSLMEKHPQANITEYDLSKIHMPHLTESHINAFFTPAEDRTQAENAEISTSDKALSDLMIADILVVEVPMYNWNIPSTLKAYFDQIARVGFTFKYEYKGDSLLPTGLLKNKKAYIVTSSGGVYSEGKLKEYDFTTSYVKFFLELIGIEVINIFRAEGQAIYGRDESLRKGIESIVIE from the coding sequence ATGAAACAAATATTGCATATAATTTCAAGTCCAAAAAATGAGGCTTCTATGAGTAGAGTTCTAGGGAAAAAAGTTATCCAAAGTTTAATGGAGAAACACCCACAAGCAAATATTACGGAGTATGATCTTTCAAAAATTCATATGCCTCATTTAACAGAATCACACATTAATGCATTTTTTACACCTGCAGAAGATAGAACTCAAGCTGAAAATGCGGAAATATCTACTTCTGACAAAGCACTGTCTGACTTAATGATAGCTGATATCCTCGTTGTAGAAGTACCAATGTACAACTGGAACATTCCATCAACTTTAAAGGCATATTTTGACCAGATAGCAAGGGTTGGGTTTACTTTCAAATATGAATATAAAGGAGACAGCTTATTACCTACCGGATTATTAAAAAACAAAAAAGCATATATCGTAACTTCTTCTGGTGGTGTTTATTCCGAAGGAAAATTGAAAGAATATGATTTTACCACGAGCTATGTTAAGTTTTTTCTTGAATTAATAGGAATTGAAGTTATTAATATTTTCAGAGCAGAAGGACAAGCGATCTATGGACGTGATGAATCTTTACGAAAAGGGATAGAAAGCATTGTTATAGAATAA